In Myxococcales bacterium, a single window of DNA contains:
- a CDS encoding TSUP family transporter, with amino-acid sequence MAAALLVPLGFVGGVVTTLAGQGGGLLLVLALSSVVGPHGALALTTPALLFGNMHRAWLCRRVVAHRLAATLVLGVVPGAYLGGRFAGAAPAWLLSGALVLVTALAVLKAAGWLKASVPHRALAPAAAVIGALAGTSGGAGLLLGPLVHSTGLRGAAFVGTVAAIATALHAARLVAYGSSGMLTGAQVPLAALLAVGIFAGNLAADRLRSRLGDRVTARLELGTLVGCAALALAGVT; translated from the coding sequence ATGGCAGCCGCGCTCCTCGTTCCGCTCGGGTTCGTCGGTGGCGTCGTCACGACCCTCGCCGGGCAAGGCGGCGGCCTGTTGCTCGTCCTCGCGCTGAGCTCGGTCGTGGGCCCCCACGGCGCGCTCGCGCTCACGACCCCGGCGCTGCTCTTTGGGAACATGCACCGCGCTTGGCTCTGCCGTCGGGTGGTCGCCCACCGCTTGGCTGCGACTTTGGTCCTCGGCGTCGTGCCGGGCGCCTACTTAGGGGGGCGCTTCGCGGGGGCCGCCCCCGCGTGGCTGCTCTCGGGGGCCCTCGTGCTCGTCACGGCGCTCGCGGTGTTGAAGGCGGCAGGGTGGCTCAAGGCGAGCGTGCCCCACCGGGCGCTCGCGCCTGCGGCCGCGGTCATCGGGGCGCTCGCGGGCACCTCGGGCGGCGCCGGCCTGCTCCTCGGGCCCCTGGTGCACTCGACCGGCCTCCGCGGGGCGGCGTTCGTCGGCACCGTCGCGGCGATCGCGACGGCGCTCCACGCCGCGCGGCTCGTCGCCTACGGGTCGTCGGGCATGCTCACGGGCGCGCAGGTGCCCCTCGCCGCGCTGCTCGCCGTGGGGATCTTCGCGGGGAACCTCGCCGCCGACCGGCTCCGCTCCCGGCTCGGCGATCGGGTGACGGCGCGCCTCGAGCTCGGGACCCTCGTGGGGTGCGCCGCGCTCGCGCTCGCCGGCGTGACCTGA
- a CDS encoding VacB/RNase II family 3'-5' exoribonuclease, whose product MTSKNGTLPTLPSRATILELLAGKDHAVHAHEIGMTLGVPEALYPGLLRLLDDLVFDGLLSARDGHKFRTSSRGRAREQAVAERRLASKPAPEPARGEAPARPAKSAKGLPRREPAPATPKAVAPAAPSRARPGAPETPRRELRPGEREGSLSVNARGFGFVSGGDKGDDIYVPEEALAGGLHGDRVIARIVGRGPRGAEGRVVEILQRGSPRVVGTLRRRGTSAWLEPDDTRIRGPIHLTASVDSAGEEGNSGRDGQAAVVRITRFPESPNEALEGKIEAVLGTPGELSVEAAKLLIMAQIQEVHTDAAIAEAERFGTEVPDELLAGREDLTHLPLPTIDPRDARDHDDAVWVERTDDGGYRAVIAIADVSSYVRPGSALDDEAKARGCSIYLPERAIPMLPRALSSSLCSLLPGVTRLCLAVDARLDAAGNVKSFRVIRGFMKSQAKLSYEDVAVTLGFLDDEPESAAATALRPGLEIAYELSRVLRGRRMERGALDFELPEPKITLEEGLPVAVTKRSQNPGIKKAYSLIEELMLLANEVVAGWLVERNLPSLFRVHLPPDETKLQKLGVMCAELGVEFDVEHTKDPKALAGLLKTFAKHPLSAVLNSLLLRSMKQATYDVQNLGHFGLASKAYLHFTSPIRRYPDVWVHRTVHALALGERPERDVDVLGEAAVMSSQNERKAMEVERGIVDLYRAYYMKDHIGERFVGRVSAVVGSGVFVALDEPFLEVLVRVEDLGGLDYEVDDSGLRVIGRRSGDVISLGDGMLVEVIDVSLQRRTVLGKRISGTKAERLGLAKLRESVPGVVDDEGAVRGGARSAPQRHRNKKPPKGSKNRVVGSRTPRSPGAKAGSKAAAGAKSSARKPAGGKAAKSAKPTRPGGGKKKR is encoded by the coding sequence ATGACCTCCAAGAACGGCACCCTGCCCACCCTGCCGAGCCGCGCCACGATCCTCGAGCTTCTTGCCGGGAAGGATCACGCCGTCCACGCGCACGAGATCGGGATGACCTTGGGGGTCCCCGAGGCGCTCTACCCTGGGCTGCTCAGGCTGCTCGACGACCTCGTATTCGACGGCCTCCTCTCTGCGCGCGACGGTCACAAGTTCCGCACGAGCTCTCGCGGCCGCGCGCGCGAGCAGGCGGTGGCCGAGCGCCGCCTCGCGAGCAAGCCCGCGCCGGAGCCCGCGCGGGGGGAGGCCCCTGCCAGGCCCGCCAAGTCCGCGAAGGGCCTACCCCGCCGCGAGCCGGCCCCGGCGACGCCGAAGGCTGTTGCGCCCGCTGCCCCCTCTCGGGCGCGGCCGGGGGCGCCGGAGACGCCGCGACGTGAGCTGCGCCCCGGCGAACGCGAGGGCTCGCTCAGCGTGAACGCCCGCGGCTTCGGGTTCGTCTCCGGCGGCGACAAGGGCGACGACATTTACGTGCCCGAGGAGGCCCTCGCGGGCGGCCTCCATGGCGATCGCGTGATCGCGCGGATCGTTGGCCGAGGGCCGCGTGGGGCCGAGGGGCGCGTGGTCGAGATCCTCCAGCGCGGCTCGCCCCGCGTGGTCGGCACGCTGCGGCGGCGCGGCACCTCGGCGTGGCTCGAGCCCGACGACACGCGGATTCGGGGCCCCATCCACCTCACGGCGAGCGTGGACTCCGCCGGCGAGGAGGGGAACAGCGGCCGCGACGGTCAGGCCGCGGTGGTGCGGATCACGCGCTTCCCGGAGAGCCCGAACGAGGCGCTCGAGGGGAAGATCGAGGCGGTCCTCGGCACGCCCGGCGAGCTGTCGGTCGAGGCCGCGAAGCTCCTCATCATGGCGCAGATTCAGGAGGTGCACACCGACGCGGCCATCGCGGAGGCGGAGCGCTTCGGGACCGAGGTCCCAGACGAGCTGCTCGCGGGACGCGAAGATCTCACGCACCTCCCGCTGCCGACGATCGATCCGCGCGACGCGCGCGACCACGACGACGCGGTGTGGGTCGAGCGCACCGACGACGGCGGCTACCGAGCGGTCATCGCGATCGCCGACGTGTCTTCGTACGTGCGACCCGGCTCCGCGCTCGACGACGAGGCGAAGGCGCGCGGCTGCAGCATCTACCTCCCCGAGCGCGCGATCCCGATGTTGCCGCGGGCCCTCTCCTCGAGCCTCTGCTCCCTCTTGCCTGGCGTCACGCGGCTCTGCCTCGCGGTCGACGCCCGCCTCGACGCGGCAGGAAACGTCAAGAGTTTCCGCGTGATACGAGGCTTCATGAAGAGCCAAGCGAAGCTCTCGTACGAGGACGTCGCCGTCACGCTGGGCTTCCTCGACGACGAGCCGGAGAGCGCCGCAGCCACGGCGCTGCGCCCCGGCCTCGAGATCGCCTACGAGCTCTCTCGCGTCCTCCGCGGGCGCCGCATGGAACGCGGCGCGCTCGACTTCGAGCTCCCCGAGCCCAAGATCACCCTGGAAGAGGGGCTACCCGTCGCGGTCACGAAGCGCAGCCAGAACCCGGGCATCAAGAAGGCGTACTCGCTCATCGAGGAGCTCATGCTCCTCGCCAACGAGGTGGTCGCGGGCTGGCTCGTCGAGCGCAACCTCCCGTCGCTCTTCCGCGTGCACCTGCCGCCCGACGAGACCAAGCTCCAGAAGCTCGGCGTGATGTGCGCAGAGCTCGGCGTCGAGTTCGACGTAGAACACACGAAGGACCCGAAGGCCCTCGCCGGCCTCTTGAAGACGTTCGCCAAACACCCGCTGTCGGCGGTGCTGAACTCTCTCCTGCTCCGCAGCATGAAGCAGGCCACCTACGACGTGCAGAACCTCGGGCACTTCGGCCTCGCGTCGAAGGCCTACCTGCACTTCACCTCGCCCATCCGGCGCTACCCCGACGTGTGGGTGCACCGCACGGTGCACGCGCTCGCCCTGGGTGAGCGGCCGGAGCGCGACGTCGACGTGCTCGGCGAGGCCGCCGTCATGTCGTCGCAGAACGAGCGCAAGGCGATGGAGGTCGAGCGCGGCATCGTCGACCTTTATCGTGCATACTACATGAAAGATCACATCGGCGAGCGCTTCGTCGGCCGCGTGTCGGCGGTCGTCGGGAGCGGCGTCTTCGTCGCGCTCGACGAGCCTTTTCTGGAGGTGCTCGTGCGGGTCGAGGACCTGGGCGGGCTCGACTACGAGGTCGACGACTCGGGCCTCCGCGTGATCGGTCGGCGCTCGGGCGACGTCATCTCTCTGGGAGACGGGATGCTGGTCGAGGTCATCGACGTGTCGCTTCAGCGGCGCACCGTGCTCGGCAAGCGAATCTCGGGCACGAAGGCCGAGCGGCTTGGCCTCGCCAAGCTGCGCGAGAGTGTGCCCGGCGTGGTCGACGACGAGGGCGCCGTCCGTGGCGGCGCGCGCTCGGCACCGCAACGGCACCGCAACAAGAAGCCGCCGAAGGGCTCCAAGAACCGGGTGGTCGGCTCGCGCACGCCGCGATCGCCCGGCGCGAAGGCCGGGTCGAAGGCCGCGGCCGGGGCGAAGTCGAGCGCGCGGAAGCCCGCCGGTGGCAAGGCCGCGAAGTCGGCGAAGCCGACGCGGCCCGGCGGCGGCAAGAAGAAGCGCTGA
- a CDS encoding thioredoxin domain-containing protein, which translates to MRSRALRAKEETTSMRANDAARWASLLVPALFALAASTVLLVDYTRPVPIFCAQGGGCDAVKRTVFAHVLGVPTPAFGVAAFVMLGVLTGLRGAQVRFAQACMATFAAVVSVALLGVQFRMRQLCPYCVVSDVAAVLLLGAAVVRYRTAWDPPPGRGASMATAGLLTASMVVPAALSLVVKPSVPPAIRAELAKTPPGKATVVDFVDFECPWCRRNHKELAPLLKRHADRVRVARKQVPLPMHLNAINAARASVCADKLGKGDAVADALFATPPSDLDPRGCEDVAKASGVDLEAYRACVKDPSTDARILADSEEFKVAGGHGLPTLWIGQERIEGASDAPVLSGALDRALAP; encoded by the coding sequence TTGCGTTCTCGCGCGCTGCGGGCGAAGGAAGAGACCACCTCGATGCGCGCCAACGACGCTGCCCGCTGGGCCTCGCTCCTCGTGCCGGCCCTGTTCGCCCTCGCCGCGAGCACCGTATTGCTTGTAGACTACACGCGACCCGTGCCTATCTTTTGCGCACAGGGGGGCGGCTGCGACGCTGTGAAGCGCACGGTGTTCGCCCACGTTCTCGGCGTCCCCACGCCCGCGTTCGGCGTCGCCGCGTTCGTCATGCTCGGCGTGCTCACGGGGCTTCGCGGCGCCCAGGTCCGCTTCGCGCAGGCGTGCATGGCCACCTTCGCCGCCGTCGTCTCCGTGGCCCTCCTCGGCGTGCAGTTCCGCATGCGACAGCTCTGCCCTTACTGCGTCGTCTCGGACGTGGCGGCGGTGCTGCTCCTCGGCGCCGCCGTGGTCCGCTACCGCACCGCGTGGGACCCGCCGCCCGGCCGCGGCGCGTCGATGGCCACGGCGGGCCTGTTGACGGCCTCGATGGTCGTGCCCGCGGCGCTCTCGCTCGTGGTGAAGCCCTCGGTGCCCCCGGCCATTCGCGCCGAGCTCGCCAAGACGCCGCCCGGCAAGGCCACGGTCGTCGACTTCGTCGACTTCGAGTGCCCCTGGTGTCGGCGCAACCACAAGGAGCTCGCGCCGCTGCTCAAACGCCACGCCGACCGCGTCCGCGTGGCCCGCAAGCAGGTGCCGCTGCCGATGCACCTGAACGCCATCAACGCGGCGCGCGCGAGCGTCTGCGCCGACAAGCTCGGCAAGGGTGACGCGGTCGCCGACGCGCTCTTCGCCACGCCCCCCTCCGACCTCGACCCGCGCGGCTGCGAGGACGTCGCGAAGGCCTCCGGCGTCGATCTCGAGGCCTACCGTGCGTGCGTGAAGGATCCCTCCACCGACGCGCGGATCCTCGCCGACTCGGAGGAGTTCAAGGTCGCCGGCGGTCACGGCCTCCCAACGCTCTGGATCGGCCAGGAGCGCATCGAGGGGGCCAGCGACGCGCCGGTACTCTCCGGCGCCCTCGACCGGGCCCTGGCGCCGTGA
- a CDS encoding LysR family transcriptional regulator, with protein MFMFELLQTFVFVAEEGTITAAARRAHVTQPALTSALKRLEALVGATLVVRSRPRVALTAAGSALLPHARAALTSARDGLRAVEEVAGLAAGEVRLGAGATACAYFLPPILAEFRRRYPRVAIVLREATHPDLALGLAAGEFDLAVVSRSPSAGATRHEAGDDLFCEDELVLVRAPELVDASPERTPFVTFPRGAHARAALDELFPGATIAMEIASIAAVKANVRAGMGLGLVSRRAALRDLARGDLVLVPSPLTPRKRSLVIAHRGLSRLPPAAAALRELLLARRPAPVTAPATAATELSRRRRPRSRRPHP; from the coding sequence GTGTTTATGTTCGAGCTGCTCCAGACCTTCGTATTCGTCGCGGAGGAGGGCACCATCACCGCGGCCGCGCGGCGCGCTCACGTGACCCAGCCTGCGCTCACGTCGGCGCTGAAGCGCCTCGAGGCCCTCGTCGGGGCGACGCTCGTGGTGCGCTCACGGCCGCGCGTGGCGCTCACCGCGGCGGGCAGCGCGCTGCTCCCCCACGCGCGCGCGGCGCTCACCTCCGCGCGCGATGGGCTCCGCGCCGTCGAAGAGGTCGCGGGCCTCGCCGCGGGGGAGGTGCGCCTCGGGGCCGGCGCCACGGCCTGCGCCTACTTCCTGCCGCCCATCCTCGCGGAATTTCGCCGACGCTACCCGCGCGTCGCCATCGTGCTGCGCGAGGCGACGCACCCCGACCTCGCGCTCGGCCTCGCGGCGGGCGAGTTCGACCTCGCGGTGGTCTCGCGCTCGCCGAGCGCCGGCGCGACCCGTCACGAGGCGGGCGACGACCTCTTCTGCGAAGACGAGCTCGTGCTCGTGCGGGCGCCCGAGCTCGTCGACGCCTCGCCCGAGCGCACGCCCTTCGTGACGTTCCCGCGGGGCGCACACGCGCGAGCCGCGCTCGACGAGCTGTTCCCGGGCGCGACCATCGCGATGGAGATCGCGAGCATCGCCGCGGTGAAGGCGAACGTGCGCGCGGGCATGGGGCTCGGCCTCGTGAGCCGCCGCGCGGCGCTCCGCGATCTCGCGCGGGGCGACCTGGTCCTCGTGCCGAGCCCGCTCACGCCGCGCAAGCGGTCGCTCGTGATCGCCCACCGAGGGCTGTCACGCCTCCCGCCGGCGGCGGCGGCCCTCCGCGAGCTGCTGCTGGCGCGGCGCCCCGCCCCGGTGACCGCGCCGGCGACCGCCGCGACGGAGCTCAGTCGTCGTCGTCGTCCACGCTCTCGTCGGCCGCACCCTTGA
- a CDS encoding peroxiredoxin yields MNLARRRSLGAVAGLLFVVTSAACGEPRRPDGGEGLLPAGAQAPDLEGKNPEGRRLRLSAAGDKVKVVYFYPKDQTPGCTKEACAFRDAYAKLEGAGVVVFGVSKDSEASHDEFAKKHSLPFFLAADESGAVVKAYGVGSTLGMASRVTFLVGRDNRVLKVFPSVDPAVHVDEVLAALPK; encoded by the coding sequence ATGAACCTCGCCCGCCGCCGTTCGCTCGGAGCCGTCGCCGGCCTCCTGTTCGTCGTCACGTCCGCGGCCTGTGGCGAGCCAAGACGCCCCGACGGTGGCGAGGGGCTGCTGCCGGCGGGCGCGCAGGCGCCGGATCTCGAGGGGAAGAACCCCGAGGGGCGCCGCCTGCGCCTCAGCGCGGCGGGCGACAAGGTCAAGGTTGTTTACTTCTACCCGAAAGACCAGACGCCCGGGTGCACCAAGGAGGCCTGCGCCTTCCGTGACGCCTACGCCAAGCTCGAAGGCGCCGGCGTCGTGGTCTTCGGGGTCTCGAAGGACTCCGAGGCGAGCCACGACGAGTTCGCGAAGAAGCACTCGCTGCCCTTCTTCCTCGCGGCGGACGAGTCGGGCGCGGTGGTGAAAGCGTACGGCGTGGGCTCGACGCTGGGCATGGCGTCGCGCGTGACCTTCCTCGTGGGCCGCGACAACCGCGTGCTCAAGGTCTTCCCCAGCGTCGACCCCGCCGTGCACGTGGACGAGGTGCTCGCCGCCCTCCCGAAATGA
- a CDS encoding serine/threonine protein kinase, protein MHPGTLRDLAVARVGRAYAGKWTIESLIDMGGMAAVYAGTHRNGKRVALKVLHEHIAKDPDLRARFLREGYVANLIEHPGAVQILDDHDDPVHNEVLLVMELLEGQSIDRWLKGSGGTMPMTDALAVGFQVLDVLEAFHEAGVVHRDIKPGNLFVTRAGVVKVLDFGLARLKDRSLGKATGVGTVLGTASYIPPEQAQGLPDRIDARSDLFAVGAVLFHMLSGFVVHEGRSSVDRLFSAMRTPPRPLLSLAPRVPPEIGDVVDKALSFERDGRYDSAREMRDALRAAYLAVFRAPVARPVAHSKLEGFDEAFAEPSAVVEVSFGPPPTTRPER, encoded by the coding sequence ATGCACCCCGGAACCCTACGAGATCTCGCTGTCGCGCGGGTCGGTCGAGCCTACGCTGGCAAGTGGACCATCGAGTCGCTCATCGACATGGGCGGGATGGCGGCCGTCTATGCGGGCACCCACCGCAACGGCAAGCGCGTGGCGTTGAAGGTGCTGCACGAACACATCGCGAAGGACCCCGATCTGCGCGCGCGCTTTCTCCGGGAAGGCTACGTCGCGAACCTGATCGAGCACCCCGGCGCCGTGCAGATCCTCGACGACCACGACGACCCCGTGCACAACGAGGTCCTGCTCGTGATGGAGCTGCTCGAGGGCCAGTCGATCGATCGATGGCTCAAGGGGTCGGGTGGGACCATGCCCATGACCGACGCGCTCGCCGTGGGCTTCCAGGTGCTCGACGTGCTCGAGGCGTTCCACGAGGCCGGCGTCGTCCACCGCGACATCAAGCCGGGCAACCTGTTCGTCACGCGGGCGGGAGTAGTCAAGGTGCTTGACTTCGGCCTCGCGCGACTGAAGGATCGCTCGCTCGGCAAGGCGACGGGCGTGGGCACCGTACTCGGCACGGCTTCGTACATTCCCCCCGAGCAGGCGCAGGGGCTGCCGGATCGCATCGACGCGCGGAGCGATCTGTTCGCGGTCGGCGCGGTCCTCTTCCACATGCTCTCGGGCTTCGTCGTGCACGAGGGCCGCAGCTCGGTCGATCGCCTGTTCTCCGCGATGCGGACGCCCCCGCGGCCCTTGCTGTCGCTCGCCCCTCGCGTGCCTCCCGAGATCGGCGACGTCGTCGACAAGGCGCTGTCGTTCGAGCGAGACGGGCGGTACGACTCTGCCCGCGAGATGCGCGACGCCCTCCGCGCGGCGTACCTCGCGGTCTTCCGCGCGCCGGTGGCGCGCCCGGTCGCGCACTCGAAGCTCGAGGGGTTCGACGAGGCGTTCGCCGAGCCGAGCGCCGTCGTCGAGGTGAGCTTCGGTCCTCCGCCTACGACGCGCCCGGAGCGGTAG